One Glycine max cultivar Williams 82 chromosome 6, Glycine_max_v4.0, whole genome shotgun sequence DNA segment encodes these proteins:
- the LOC100783357 gene encoding uncharacterized protein codes for MLHSHSHHHHLLFSSLPLRLSLTTTHHNSSLPSLHFLHRPIITTTTTTTTVSAIPPTAAWLAKLTTQDFAHFELPSSHLFTDDPSTIQVACSVLLTGAITVFFFRSVQRRAKRAKELKFRSSGVNKSLDNLKAISSSSIKAKSPPSPDQALLGAIIAGVIAVVLYRFTTSIEATLGRQTLSDNFSVRQITITIRTIINGLCYLATFVYGINSVGLFLYSGQLAMDTMGGGSSGKETESKITQQPGLSNASVENSNNNNNNKLSSTKEDQSSNNSL; via the exons ATGTTGCACTCTCACTCTCACCATCACCACCTTCTCTTCTCCAGTCTCCCTCTTCGTCTCTCACTCACCACCACCCATCACAACTCTTCTTTAccatctcttcattttctccaCAGACccatcatcaccaccaccaccacaacaaCTACTGTTTCAGCCATTCCTCCTACTGCTGCATGGCTTGCAAAGCTCACAACACAAGACTTTGCCCACTTTGAACTCCCTTCTTCCCATCTTTTCACAGATGACCCTTCTACCATTCAGGTTGCTTGCAGTGTTCTTCTCACTGGTGCCATCACTGTCTTCTTCTTTCGCTCTGTCCAGCGCCGTGCAAAGCGTGCCAAAGAATTG AAATTTAGGTCTTCAGGAGTGAATAAGTCATTGGATAACTTGAAAGCTATAAGTTCAAGTTCCATCAAAGCCAAGAGTCCACCTTCACCTGATCAAGCATTGTTAGGGGCAATTATAGCTGGTGTGATTGCTGTTGTTCTCTACAGGTTCACCACATCTATTGAGGCTACTCTCGGTCGCCAAACACTTTCAGATAATTTCTCA GTCCGCCAGATAACAATCACCATAAG GACAATAATAAATGGCCTGTGCTACCTTGCTACATTTGTCTACGGCATCAATTCTGTCGGTTTATTTCTTTATTCTGGCCAGCTTGCCATGGACACCATGGGAGGAGGGTCAAGTGGAAAGGAAACTGAAAGCAAAATCACTCAGCAGCCAGGCTTATCAAATGCATCAGTTGagaatagtaataataataataataataaattgagcAGCACAAAGGAAGATCAAAGTTCAAATAACTCCCTGTAA